The genome window CGTGCCCATGCTTACTAAAAAAGCCAAACAATTTGCAGAAAAAGGAATATTCAGTGGTATTCCTCGAAGTTTACCTAACAGAAATGTTATACGCTGGTTTGCGGTTAATGAATTTTTATATAACAAATATAACCGGAAAATGAAGTTCCATATTATTCCTGAACTTTCCATGGGTGGAAAAATATCTGGAAGAGAAATTAGGCGCGCTATAATTGAAAATAATATGGAAATACCTTCTGAAGTTGAAGAATTTCTCCCATCAAGCACAGTAAAAATTCTAAAAAGAGAAATAAAAAAAGGAACCATTCCCGGTTATCGCGACCTACCCATTATTATTAAAAGAATGAATACTTATTCCCGGGCCAAATTAATGGAAATAGCCCATTTAAATGCAAATGCAATTAACGAAATCATAAAAGGAAGAGTATACCGTGAAGAAGACCAAATATGGGCTGTTTTCAGGCGAGCAGGATATGGGCCTGTATTAACCAGGCTTGCTATAAGTGCCATAGAACAAAATGTCACCAGGGTAGAAGTTCATAATCTGATTAAATCCTATGAAAAGCAGGGCTTAATTCCCACAGATCAAACTATTGACAAAGTAATTCAAAGGGCATGGTTTGTGGCCAATAAAACAGTCCATGGAATAAAGTCTTCAGAGGCACATGAAGAATTTAGAAAAGGATCAACTTTAAAAAGTCCCCCTGATTTAAGTTTTGATGGGGGATTTAATATCCGCAGTTTTGAAGCAGAAAAACTTGAATCCAATATGGATGCCAAAATATACGTGGACCAAAACGGGGTTTTATCATGCGAACTGCGGGCCGGTGAAAAAATTAAAAGTCCATTGAAATTGCCTGCTAAAATGGCAACATATCTCAGGTTGCTGGTTGATTCTCATTTCATCCCAATTAAAGGAACTGTAATTAAAAAAGAAAGAGGTATTCGAATTAGAATAGAAATTGGGGAGAATTAATATTATTTCTCTCCTCTTTTAATAAATTCCTCCCTATGCTCCACTACAGGGCAGCTCCATTCTTTACAGAATGTCATAACCAATTTACCATGATCTGTGTTAATATAAATTCTCCAGCACTCATCATCATAAGACTTGAAATTTATGTCAATAACTTTTTTTCCCACGAGTTTTTCCAACACTTCCCGACACTCATGGGCTTGATCTTCATTATGCATATTAAAATCTCGCGCATATTATTTAATAATGAATAAAATTCTAATTGATTTATAGTTGATATTTTAATTTAATAAATAATAAAATTTTGCAAATTCAAAAACTCCTCGGTTTTTGGCCCATGCATTTACATTATTTATTTTCTAAATCAAATAGCTTAAAAATCTCTTGATAATTTGCTGGTCGTTCATCCAGTTTTCCTAATCTTTTAAAAATTAATTCAAAAATGTTTTCAGTGGATTGAACCATTAATGATTCATTGATCTGAGATAAAAAATCTTTAACTTCAATAATTTCCTCTGATCGTCTCTTTGAGTGGAATGCACTACTAATTAATCTGGATTTAGCAGATTCTTCAAAGTTTGGTCCTTCCGTCTCAGCAATAATATTTAAAACCTCTTTATCTAGCCCTAATTTATAAGCAGCGAATACAGTTTCCCATAGGATCATAGAAACACCCTTAGTATAAGAACTCCTAAGCATCTTTATAGCAGAGGCTTGGCCTATCTCCGATCCCACTATTTTTATATTGAATCCAAAATCATTTAGTTTTGAAAAATCTTCCGCAGAATTCCCCGAAGCAATGATTTGAACTTTATGGCCTTTTTTGTGTACGCTGCCAATTATAGCCGCGTCCACCACCTTATGATTCTCCACAAGGGAAAGTGATTTTTTTACAGTTTCCGGCGAAACATTATTTATATCCACATAAATACCTTTAGATAATTTTCCCAGCTCATAAGCCACAGAAATTGCCATTTCAGGAGTTACAGAAGAAATTAATATATCTGCCTCTTCTGCAACATCCCTATTTCTTAAACATAATTTTGCACCACTTTGTTTTGCTAGTTTTTGAGTTTTTGAACTCCTACCATCTACACAAGTTAAAACATTTACCCCTTCATCTATAAGCCCGCGGGATAATTCTGATGCAACTTCACCAAAGCCTACAAATCCTACTTTCATTAAAAACCACCATCATCATAAAACCAACCACAACATGTATAAACCAGATAAGAATATTAAAAAACCAGAAATCTGTTTTATTTTAATTGATTGCCCCATCAGTTTTTCCAGATTAATTTGGGAAATGAATAATCCCACTGCGAATATGCTAACTGCAAATCCCGCAGTATAAGAAATGATATTTATTGAACTGTAAAATGGGTCTCCAGACGAAACACTGAAAGTAATTAATGCTATTAAGTAAGAACCATAACATGGAGCCCATGCCAGAGAAGTGAGTAACCCCCAAATAAAAGAACCAATAATACCTTTTTTATTTGACTCATAAGAAAATGAAAATTTAAAAAAGTTTTTATTTATTAAAATCATCAACCCCAATATTATTAATATGGCAGCGGCAAGTATACGAAAATAATTTAAATAAAATTGTATTGCAGCAGTAAATAATATGGTGAGGACAATAGTAAGGGCGAATATAGAAAATAGTCCTATTACGAATGCTAGAATTTCCGTATTTTTTCTTTGAGGTAAAGTATAGCCAATAACTACAGGTATGATCGGCAAAACACAGGGCGATACCACTGAAGCCACACCAGCTAAAAAAGATATGATGGGAACTATATTCATGTTATCTTCCATTCACAATAAATTAAGAAGATCTTCTGGAGATTGATATCCCAAAAGTCTTGTTATTTCTTTCCCATTAGAATCCATTATAATTATGGTAGGTAAACCATATATTCCATATTCTGAAGATAATTGAGGATTGTTATCTGTATCAATTTTAACTGAAACATATTTTTGAGCCAGTTTCTGCTTGACATCATCATTAGAAAGAGTATTGGACTGAATTTCCTGACAGCCCGGGCACCAATCTGTATAAAAAAGTGCAAAAATGGATTTATTATTATTTTGGGCCTCTGAAATTGCTAAGTTCATATCAGTATACCATTTAAGTTCGCTTGGCCCTTGAGAATCATTATCCAATTGAACATTCTGGTTGGTAGCGGGTTTATTAATAAATGCAATGGCAGCTACAATAATTAGACCAATGGCAATTGCTGTGATTATCCAATTTTTCATGAATATTATATAGAAGTTCTTCTGATAAAAAATATACCTCTGTAAAAAAATATCTGAAATAAATAAATTAAACTTAAAAAAATTAATTGATTTTTAGTAAAATATTTGATTTCTCTTTAACCCCTATATCTCTAGCAGTAGCTGAACATTTCGTATTTAATAAACAGAAAACAGGGGTTTGGCCAAGATCAATCTCAGTTAATCCTTCATAATTCCCCAAACCTTTTGCAATAATCAATTCTGCATGGTCAAATATCTCTTTAAATTCAGCAGATAATTCATCATATATAACTCCAACCGAATCTGTCCCCGTGGTGATTATCTCCGCTGAATCATCCAACCCAACTTCAATAGCATCAACCATACATGCATCATTTAAGATAGGTTTTTCTTTTACTGCGACTACGATTTCGACACCATATTCCTTTAATTTTTGGATAAGGAGTTTATCAAACATTATTTCCCCAGTATTATCTGCCAAATATAAAACTTTTTTTGAGCTTTTTAATGCAGATTCCAACTCTTCCCTATCATTAATTACCAAAGGAGATTCCATAACAGATTCCATAATATTTAAAGGGTCAAAATCTACACCCAATGCTGCAAAATCAATTAAATTCCCAATTATGGCTGCTTTGATATAATTTTCAAGAGTATTCTCTTTTTCTAATATTCCAATTATTACTGGAAGCATTCTTTCTGCTATTTCATTTCCTTTCTTTTTTTGAAGAAAGTAGGGGTCATCATTGCCAGTCTTTTTCTTAATAATCCTATGCATAGCAGTTCCCATGGAATTAGACGCTGCACCCTCTTTAAATTCCCTGCCTAAAAAAGTAATAATCTCTTCCATGATTTTTATTTTCAAATCCAGATCATCAGTAGCCAAATCCAGAGCTTCCTTAGCCTGGCGTAAAAAACAAGGCGCACATTCGTAGTAGACTTTCATTTTAATTCTCCAAAAAACCCCATATAATTTATTAATCAGATAAAAACAATATTATATCTATTAACCACCATATATTACCTTAATTATCTCAATAACATCGCCTTCATGGATTTTCTCTTCTTCTATCACAATTTGTCCATTTTTTTTCACAACTACGGTTTCAGTTGGAAAATCCATATCCTCCAGGATATTTTTAATAGTAATTCCATCCTTACTATCTTTAGATTCTTTTTCGTCTCCAATTATTAAAGTAAATTCCATAAATATTCCTCTTAAATAAATAATTATTTTTCTAATTCCCTGAGAAAAATACAAGCCCTACATAATTCATTAGCTGCTGGTTCTCCACAGTTAGTACATTCACCGACACCAAACTCTTTTTGGAATTCTTTTTTGATTACCGGCCTAATTTTATCAAATCCCCTCAATGTAGAATACATTATAGTGGGATGTTTTCGGGAAAGATTCTTTAAAATCTGACCAACTTCTCCCCTAAACGATTCTTCAGAATAAGGGCACCCCGCAAAATGAACTTCAAGGTTTTTAGCTACCACATACAATCCAATTTCTTTTTCAGGAATTTCTCGAAGTGGTTTAATTTTTACGGTGAATTTATCACTTTTTGAACGGGTTTTTGGGCCGATTTTAGCCAAGTTTTCGATATTGCCCTCCAAATAATTCATTAAAATGGCCTGTGTTTCATCATCCAGATTGTGTCCCGTGGCTATTTTTGTGGCCCCCATTTCAAGTGCGACTTTATTCAAAATCCATCGCCGGAAAACCCCACAGTATGTGCATGCTTTTCTTTGAGAAGATCCGTCCATTATTTTATCCAGAGTCAAATCAAAATATTCATCAAAGGTAACTATCCTGTGTTCTATACCCAAACTCTTAGCATGGTTTTTGGCAATTTTAACTCCGTCTTCGCGGTATCCTTTAATTCCCTCATCAATAGTGACTGCAACCATATTAATAATTCCCCTCTCATAAAGGGAATTTAGTATATCAAGCAGCATTACACTATCTTTACCCCCAGATAGAGCAACTAATACTTTATCTCCTTTTTCGATGAGTTTGTACTTGCGAATATCCTTTAAGACTTTTCTTTCAATACCCTGCACAAAGCAGTCCTGACAGAGTTTTTGTCCAGAG of Methanobacterium alcaliphilum contains these proteins:
- a CDS encoding damage-control phosphatase ARMT1 family protein — translated: MKVYYECAPCFLRQAKEALDLATDDLDLKIKIMEEIITFLGREFKEGAASNSMGTAMHRIIKKKTGNDDPYFLQKKKGNEIAERMLPVIIGILEKENTLENYIKAAIIGNLIDFAALGVDFDPLNIMESVMESPLVINDREELESALKSSKKVLYLADNTGEIMFDKLLIQKLKEYGVEIVVAVKEKPILNDACMVDAIEVGLDDSAEIITTGTDSVGVIYDELSAEFKEIFDHAELIIAKGLGNYEGLTEIDLGQTPVFCLLNTKCSATARDIGVKEKSNILLKIN
- a CDS encoding cytochrome c biogenesis CcdA family protein, giving the protein MNIVPIISFLAGVASVVSPCVLPIIPVVIGYTLPQRKNTEILAFVIGLFSIFALTIVLTILFTAAIQFYLNYFRILAAAILIILGLMILINKNFFKFSFSYESNKKGIIGSFIWGLLTSLAWAPCYGSYLIALITFSVSSGDPFYSSINIISYTAGFAVSIFAVGLFISQINLEKLMGQSIKIKQISGFLIFLSGLYMLWLVL
- a CDS encoding nucleotidyltransferase family protein translates to MIGISADFDPVHKGHVKLIQKGREIAEETGDEVVVYLNKGYSANHAPFFVPYEARAEMALKAGADRVVSIEGLHHRLTLAYTVPIRIAMMIEDGAVDYVDAAGVNVSVPMLTKKAKQFAEKGIFSGIPRSLPNRNVIRWFAVNEFLYNKYNRKMKFHIIPELSMGGKISGREIRRAIIENNMEIPSEVEEFLPSSTVKILKREIKKGTIPGYRDLPIIIKRMNTYSRAKLMEIAHLNANAINEIIKGRVYREEDQIWAVFRRAGYGPVLTRLAISAIEQNVTRVEVHNLIKSYEKQGLIPTDQTIDKVIQRAWFVANKTVHGIKSSEAHEEFRKGSTLKSPPDLSFDGGFNIRSFEAEKLESNMDAKIYVDQNGVLSCELRAGEKIKSPLKLPAKMATYLRLLVDSHFIPIKGTVIKKERGIRIRIEIGEN
- a CDS encoding thioredoxin family protein, whose amino-acid sequence is MKNWIITAIAIGLIIVAAIAFINKPATNQNVQLDNDSQGPSELKWYTDMNLAISEAQNNNKSIFALFYTDWCPGCQEIQSNTLSNDDVKQKLAQKYVSVKIDTDNNPQLSSEYGIYGLPTIIIMDSNGKEITRLLGYQSPEDLLNLL
- a CDS encoding TIGR00269 family protein; this encodes MNCTKCGAPEVIIIKKHSGQKLCQDCFVQGIERKVLKDIRKYKLIEKGDKVLVALSGGKDSVMLLDILNSLYERGIINMVAVTIDEGIKGYREDGVKIAKNHAKSLGIEHRIVTFDEYFDLTLDKIMDGSSQRKACTYCGVFRRWILNKVALEMGATKIATGHNLDDETQAILMNYLEGNIENLAKIGPKTRSKSDKFTVKIKPLREIPEKEIGLYVVAKNLEVHFAGCPYSEESFRGEVGQILKNLSRKHPTIMYSTLRGFDKIRPVIKKEFQKEFGVGECTNCGEPAANELCRACIFLRELEK
- a CDS encoding NAD(P)-dependent oxidoreductase → MKVGFVGFGEVASELSRGLIDEGVNVLTCVDGRSSKTQKLAKQSGAKLCLRNRDVAEEADILISSVTPEMAISVAYELGKLSKGIYVDINNVSPETVKKSLSLVENHKVVDAAIIGSVHKKGHKVQIIASGNSAEDFSKLNDFGFNIKIVGSEIGQASAIKMLRSSYTKGVSMILWETVFAAYKLGLDKEVLNIIAETEGPNFEESAKSRLISSAFHSKRRSEEIIEVKDFLSQINESLMVQSTENIFELIFKRLGKLDERPANYQEIFKLFDLENK
- a CDS encoding MoaD/ThiS family protein: MEFTLIIGDEKESKDSKDGITIKNILEDMDFPTETVVVKKNGQIVIEEEKIHEGDVIEIIKVIYGG